From the genome of Duffyella gerundensis, one region includes:
- the yieE gene encoding DNA-binding transcriptional regulator YeiE — translation MHITLRQIEVFSEVLKSGSTTQASQVLALSQSAVSAALADLEGQLGVQLFDRVGKRLVVNEHGRLLYPRAVGLLEQATEIQQLFQEDNGAIRISASSTIGNYLLPAMMARYRRDFPRLPLELSVGNSQDVIHAVADFRVDVGLIEGPCHVSELVSEPWLEDELVVFAAPDAPILSGPITAESLGSAPWILRERGSGTREIVDYLLLSHLPQFELAMELGNSEAIKHAVRHGMGISCLSRRVIADQLEAGTLVELTLPFPRLSRTLYRIHHRQKHISKALSRFLSYCTEA, via the coding sequence ATGCACATTACCTTGCGACAAATCGAAGTATTCAGCGAAGTGCTGAAGAGCGGCTCGACGACGCAGGCCTCACAGGTGCTGGCGCTGTCGCAGTCGGCGGTCAGCGCTGCGCTGGCCGACCTGGAAGGGCAGCTGGGCGTTCAGCTGTTTGATCGCGTGGGCAAACGGCTGGTGGTCAACGAACATGGCCGACTGCTCTATCCGCGCGCCGTGGGGCTGCTGGAACAGGCCACCGAAATCCAACAGCTGTTTCAGGAAGACAACGGGGCGATCCGTATTTCCGCCAGCAGCACCATCGGCAACTATCTGTTACCTGCGATGATGGCGCGTTATCGGCGCGATTTTCCACGTTTGCCGCTGGAGCTGAGCGTTGGCAACAGCCAGGATGTGATTCACGCCGTGGCCGATTTTCGCGTTGACGTCGGGCTGATTGAAGGGCCCTGTCACGTCAGCGAACTGGTCAGCGAGCCGTGGCTGGAAGATGAGCTGGTGGTATTTGCCGCGCCGGATGCGCCGATTCTGTCAGGCCCGATCACCGCAGAGAGCCTGGGGAGTGCGCCGTGGATCCTGCGCGAACGCGGTTCCGGCACGCGGGAAATCGTCGATTATCTGCTGTTGTCCCATCTGCCGCAGTTCGAGCTGGCGATGGAGCTGGGCAACTCCGAAGCGATCAAGCATGCGGTTCGCCACGGCATGGGCATTAGCTGTTTATCGCGCCGGGTCATTGCCGACCAGCTGGAAGCGGGCACGCTGGTTGAGCTGACGCTGCCGTTTCCCCGGCTGTCGCGCACGCTGTATCGCATCCATCATCGGCAGAAACATATCTCTAAAGCGCTGAGTCGCTTTCTCTCTTATTGTACCGAAGCGTAA
- a CDS encoding YkvA family protein: MMVRRLRRWASFLKRDMFLLWYACRDPRTPWWQKAAAVALACYGISPIDLVPDVIPLLGLMDDAVILPTGMMLLLRLLPADVKLAGQQRLAAQRASGKKLGGGCLLLVIIWLAATVWLLQR; this comes from the coding sequence ATGATGGTGAGACGTCTGCGGCGCTGGGCCAGTTTCCTCAAGCGCGATATGTTTTTACTCTGGTATGCCTGCCGCGATCCGCGCACGCCGTGGTGGCAAAAAGCGGCCGCCGTGGCGCTGGCCTGTTACGGCATCAGCCCGATCGATCTGGTACCCGATGTGATTCCGTTGTTGGGTCTGATGGATGACGCGGTGATTTTGCCGACCGGTATGATGCTGCTGCTGCGTCTGTTGCCCGCTGACGTGAAGCTGGCGGGGCAACAGCGGCTGGCGGCCCAGCGTGCCAGCGGGAAAAAACTCGGCGGCGGCTGTTTGCTGCTGGTGATCATCTGGCTGGCGGCAACCGTCTGGCTGCTGCAACGATAG
- a CDS encoding YeiH family putative sulfate export transporter — protein MTTHTLPLISHHATRLLPGLALAAVIALFSQWLSQQPAVAALGLGALTLAIVSGMLLGNTAYPALETHCSPGVLRAKQTLLRLGIILYGFRLTLQQIADVGLSGVLIDLLTLSSTFLLACWLGCRLLKLDRQTSWLIGAGSSICGAAAVLATEPVVKADGAKVAVAIATVVIFGTLAIFLYPALWPLVQHLWPAVSATDYGLFTGSTLHEVAQVVAAGHAIGPEAENAAVIAKMLRVMMLAPFLLLLGAWIRRSAAASATPTPIAFPWFALLFIGVALFNSLQLLPASLIHALTQLDNLLLAMAMAALGLTTRLRDLKRAGLRPLALGLLLFCWLVLGGGAINLLVHHLMA, from the coding sequence ATGACAACACACACTTTACCGCTAATTTCTCATCACGCTACGCGGCTGCTGCCAGGCCTGGCGCTGGCCGCTGTTATCGCCCTGTTCAGCCAGTGGCTGAGCCAACAGCCCGCGGTCGCCGCGCTGGGATTGGGCGCGCTTACCTTAGCGATCGTCTCGGGTATGCTGCTGGGCAACACGGCTTATCCCGCGCTGGAAACCCACTGTTCGCCCGGCGTGCTGCGCGCCAAACAGACGCTGCTGCGGCTGGGCATTATTCTCTATGGCTTTCGCCTGACGCTGCAGCAAATTGCCGATGTTGGCCTCAGCGGTGTGCTGATTGATCTGCTGACGCTGAGCTCAACCTTTTTGCTCGCCTGCTGGCTTGGCTGCCGACTGCTGAAGCTGGATCGACAAACCAGCTGGCTGATTGGCGCAGGCAGCAGCATCTGCGGTGCAGCGGCGGTGCTGGCCACCGAGCCGGTCGTCAAAGCAGACGGAGCCAAAGTAGCGGTCGCGATCGCCACCGTGGTAATTTTCGGCACGCTGGCCATCTTTCTTTATCCGGCGCTGTGGCCGCTGGTGCAGCATCTCTGGCCCGCCGTGTCGGCCACCGACTATGGCCTGTTTACCGGTTCAACCCTGCACGAAGTGGCGCAGGTAGTGGCGGCGGGTCATGCGATCGGCCCGGAAGCGGAAAACGCGGCGGTGATCGCCAAAATGCTGCGCGTTATGATGCTGGCTCCTTTCCTGCTGTTGTTGGGCGCGTGGATCCGCCGTTCTGCTGCGGCCAGTGCGACGCCGACGCCCATCGCGTTCCCGTGGTTCGCGCTGCTGTTTATCGGCGTGGCGCTGTTTAACTCGCTGCAGCTGTTGCCCGCGTCACTGATCCACGCCCTTACCCAGCTCGATAATCTGCTGCTGGCAATGGCGATGGCGGCGCTGGGCTTAACGACGCGGCTGCGCGATCTGAAACGCGCCGGCCTGCGTCCTCTGGCGCTGGGTCTGCTGCTGTTTTGCTGGCTGGTGCTGGGCGGCGGTGCCATCAATCTGCTGGTGCACCATTTGATGGCCTGA
- the nfo gene encoding deoxyribonuclease IV, with the protein MKYIGAHVSAAGGVDQAVIRAHELEATAFALFTKNQRQWRAAPLSTEVISAFRSACERFNYQPEQILPHDSFLINLGHPEAEALEKSRAAFIDELQRCEQLGLTLLNFHPGSHLNQLDEAQCLQRIAESINIALDKTQGVTAVIENTAGQGTNLGFRFEQLAAIIDGVEDKSRVGVCIDTCHAFAGGYDLRTEEDCVATFAEFERIVGFNYLRGMHLNDAKSAFASRVDRHHSLGEGNIGKTVFSWLMKDARFDGIPLILETIQPAIWQDEIAWLKSQQKSA; encoded by the coding sequence ATGAAATATATCGGTGCCCACGTCAGCGCCGCCGGTGGCGTGGATCAGGCGGTCATCCGCGCGCATGAGCTGGAGGCCACGGCTTTCGCGCTGTTTACCAAGAATCAACGGCAGTGGCGTGCCGCGCCGCTGAGCACGGAGGTAATTTCCGCGTTTCGCAGTGCCTGCGAACGTTTTAACTATCAGCCGGAGCAGATTCTGCCGCACGACAGCTTTCTGATTAACCTCGGTCATCCTGAAGCCGAGGCGCTGGAGAAATCACGTGCGGCCTTTATCGATGAACTGCAACGCTGTGAGCAGCTCGGATTGACCCTGCTGAACTTTCATCCGGGCAGCCATCTGAATCAGCTCGATGAAGCGCAGTGCCTGCAACGCATCGCCGAGTCGATCAATATCGCGCTGGATAAAACCCAGGGTGTGACCGCGGTGATTGAGAATACTGCAGGCCAGGGCACCAACCTGGGCTTTCGCTTTGAGCAGCTGGCGGCGATTATTGATGGCGTGGAAGATAAATCGCGGGTTGGCGTCTGTATTGATACCTGTCACGCCTTTGCCGGTGGCTATGATCTACGTACCGAAGAGGATTGTGTGGCCACTTTTGCCGAGTTCGAACGCATCGTCGGCTTCAACTATCTACGCGGTATGCACCTTAATGACGCCAAGAGCGCGTTTGCCAGCCGTGTCGATCGTCATCACAGCCTGGGTGAAGGCAATATCGGTAAAACGGTGTTCAGTTGGCTGATGAAGGATGCTCGCTTTGATGGCATTCCGTTGATTCTGGAAACCATCCAGCCAGCGATTTGGCAGGATGAAATTGCCTGGCTGAAGTCGCAGCAGAAAAGCGCGTAA
- the fruA gene encoding PTS fructose transporter subunit IIBC encodes MKTLLILDPSLGQASRYMVKQLGAAAAQKAGLSLTDSPAEAELVAVAGHAIPQDTALNGKKVYLGRLDEALREPENFFNKAKAEAKSFQAEAAPATVAAAPAANAQKRIVAVTACPTGVAHTFMAAEAIQSEATKRGWWVKVETRGSVGAGNAITPEEVAAADLVIVAADIEVDLAKFAGKPMYRTSTGLALKKTAQELDKAVAEAKPYQPQGGQSSASQSDEKKGGAGAYRHLLTGVSYMLPMVVAGGLCIALSFAFGITAFKEPGTLAAALMQIGGGSAFALMVPVLAGFIAFSIADRPGLTPGLIGGMIATSINAGFLGGIIAGFIAGYAAKLISTKLKLPQSMEALKPILVIPLVASLITGLLMIYVVGKPVAGIMTGLTGWLANMGTANAVLLGAILGGMMCTDMGGPVNKVAYAFGVGLLSSQTYAPMAAIMAAGMVPPLAMGIATLVARRKFNKGQQEGGKAALVLGLCFISEGAIPFAARDPMRVIPCCIVGGAVTGAVSMAIGAKLMAPHGGLFVLLIPGAITPVVGYLVAIIAGTLIAGLSYAVLKRPEAELAKA; translated from the coding sequence ATGAAAACGCTGCTGATTCTCGATCCGTCGCTGGGACAAGCATCCCGCTATATGGTGAAACAGTTAGGTGCCGCTGCTGCGCAAAAAGCAGGTCTGAGCTTAACCGACAGCCCGGCTGAAGCCGAGCTGGTTGCGGTGGCAGGTCATGCCATACCGCAGGACACCGCGCTAAACGGTAAGAAAGTCTATTTGGGTCGCCTGGACGAAGCGCTGCGCGAACCGGAAAACTTCTTTAATAAGGCAAAGGCCGAAGCGAAAAGCTTCCAGGCTGAAGCGGCACCAGCCACGGTGGCGGCTGCTCCTGCGGCCAACGCACAAAAACGCATTGTCGCGGTGACCGCCTGCCCAACCGGCGTGGCGCACACCTTTATGGCCGCCGAAGCTATCCAGAGCGAAGCAACGAAACGCGGCTGGTGGGTGAAGGTTGAAACACGCGGCTCCGTAGGCGCAGGTAATGCCATTACGCCAGAAGAAGTGGCTGCGGCCGATCTGGTGATCGTGGCGGCGGATATTGAAGTGGACCTGGCGAAATTTGCCGGCAAGCCGATGTACCGCACCTCAACCGGTCTGGCGCTGAAGAAAACCGCACAGGAACTGGATAAAGCGGTCGCGGAAGCGAAGCCTTATCAGCCGCAGGGTGGTCAGTCATCCGCCAGCCAGAGCGATGAGAAAAAAGGCGGCGCAGGGGCTTATCGTCATCTGCTGACCGGCGTTTCTTATATGCTGCCGATGGTGGTGGCGGGCGGTCTCTGTATCGCACTTTCCTTTGCTTTTGGTATTACCGCGTTTAAAGAGCCGGGCACGCTGGCGGCTGCGCTGATGCAAATCGGTGGTGGCAGCGCCTTTGCGTTGATGGTGCCAGTGCTGGCGGGCTTTATCGCCTTCTCGATTGCCGATCGTCCGGGCTTAACGCCGGGCCTGATTGGCGGCATGATCGCTACCAGCATTAATGCCGGCTTCCTTGGCGGTATCATTGCCGGTTTCATAGCGGGTTATGCGGCGAAGTTGATCAGCACCAAGCTCAAGCTGCCGCAAAGTATGGAGGCGCTGAAGCCGATTCTGGTGATTCCGCTGGTCGCCAGCTTGATTACCGGCCTGCTGATGATTTATGTGGTCGGCAAACCGGTTGCGGGCATCATGACCGGCCTGACTGGCTGGCTGGCGAACATGGGCACTGCGAACGCCGTGCTGCTGGGTGCCATTCTCGGTGGCATGATGTGTACCGACATGGGTGGTCCGGTGAACAAAGTGGCTTACGCGTTTGGCGTCGGGTTGCTCAGTTCGCAAACCTATGCGCCGATGGCCGCTATTATGGCCGCGGGCATGGTGCCGCCGCTGGCGATGGGTATCGCTACGCTGGTGGCACGCAGGAAGTTTAACAAAGGGCAGCAGGAAGGGGGCAAGGCGGCGCTGGTACTGGGTCTCTGCTTCATCTCTGAAGGTGCCATCCCGTTTGCCGCTCGTGACCCGATGCGCGTGATTCCATGCTGTATCGTCGGCGGCGCGGTAACCGGTGCGGTTTCCATGGCAATCGGCGCTAAGCTAATGGCACCACATGGCGGTCTGTTTGTGCTGCTGATTCCAGGTGCGATTACGCCGGTAGTCGGCTATCTGGTGGCGATTATCGCCGGTACGCTGATTGCAGGTCTCAGCTATGCCGTGCTGAAACGTCCGGAAGCGGAACTGGCGAAAGCCTGA
- the fruK gene encoding 1-phosphofructokinase, with product MTRRVATITLNPAYDLVGYCAEIERGEVNLVKTTGLHAAGKGINVAKVLKDLGIDVTVGGFLGKDNQDGFQLLFSELGIANRFQVVPGRTRINVKLTEKEGEVTDLNFSGFDVSAQDWERFSTDSLSWLGQFDMVCVSGSLPAGVDPDDFTRWMSELRTHCPCIIFDSSREALVAGLKAAPWLVKPNRRELEIWAGKKLPTLQDVIAAAHQLREQGIAHVVISLGAEGALWVNASGEWIAKPPVCEVVSTVGAGDSMVGGLIYGLLMRESSEHTLRLATAVAALAVSQSNVGITDRTQLAAMMARVELKPVN from the coding sequence ATGACCCGTCGCGTAGCAACCATCACGCTTAACCCGGCATACGATCTGGTGGGTTACTGTGCCGAAATCGAACGTGGCGAAGTCAACCTGGTGAAAACCACCGGTTTGCACGCCGCGGGTAAAGGCATCAACGTAGCGAAAGTGCTCAAAGACCTGGGCATCGACGTGACCGTTGGCGGCTTCCTCGGCAAGGATAATCAGGATGGCTTTCAGCTGCTGTTCAGCGAGCTGGGCATTGCCAACCGTTTTCAGGTCGTACCGGGCCGCACGCGTATCAACGTCAAGCTCACCGAAAAAGAGGGCGAGGTCACCGACCTTAACTTCTCAGGTTTTGACGTCAGCGCGCAGGACTGGGAGCGCTTCAGCACCGATTCTCTGAGTTGGCTGGGTCAGTTTGACATGGTCTGCGTCAGCGGCAGTTTACCGGCTGGCGTCGATCCCGATGACTTTACGCGCTGGATGAGCGAACTGCGCACCCACTGCCCGTGCATTATTTTCGACAGCAGCCGTGAGGCGCTGGTAGCCGGTCTTAAAGCCGCGCCGTGGTTGGTTAAACCCAATCGCCGCGAGCTGGAAATCTGGGCCGGTAAAAAGCTGCCAACGCTCCAGGATGTGATTGCCGCTGCGCACCAGCTGCGCGAGCAGGGCATCGCTCACGTGGTGATTTCTCTGGGGGCCGAAGGGGCGCTCTGGGTGAACGCCTCGGGTGAATGGATTGCCAAACCACCGGTTTGCGAAGTGGTCAGTACCGTGGGTGCAGGTGACTCAATGGTAGGTGGCTTGATTTATGGTTTGCTGATGCGTGAATCCAGCGAACACACGCTGCGTCTTGCTACTGCGGTGGCAGCTTTGGCCGTAAGTCAGAGCAACGTGGGCATTACCGATCGTACTCAGTTGGCCGCCATGATGGCGCGTGTCGAACTGAAACCCGTTAACTAA
- the fruB gene encoding fused PTS fructose transporter subunit IIA/HPr protein yields MFQLEPQAIHVGASAANKEDAIRQVAAALAQAGNVGDAYVEGMLAREKQTSTYLGNGIAIPHGTTDTRDLVLNTGVQVFQFPQGITWGDDQLAYVVIGIAAKSDEHLTLLRQLTHVLSDDDVAEQLKTTTSAEELRSLLMGEKQGNGLKFDTSLIVLDVAASDLMTLQALNAGRLQQAGAVDSSFVSQVIGAQPLNLGQGIWLNDSMQGNLSSAVAVSRTQAPFDVNGEKAVMLISVAAVDDQPLQVLNYLSALLINNKADRLLNADAAGVLALLTSEVDEQAEVLTAEFTIRNEHGLHARPGTALVSVIKQFNSDITITNLDGSGKPANGRSLMKVVALGVKKGHRLRFTASGEDAPQALEAIEQAITSGLGEGAS; encoded by the coding sequence ATGTTCCAGCTTGAACCGCAAGCCATTCATGTCGGCGCATCAGCCGCAAATAAAGAAGACGCTATTCGTCAGGTTGCTGCCGCGCTGGCCCAGGCCGGAAACGTCGGCGACGCCTACGTTGAGGGCATGTTGGCGCGTGAAAAACAGACCTCAACCTACCTTGGCAACGGCATCGCCATTCCTCACGGCACCACCGACACGCGCGATCTGGTGTTGAATACTGGCGTACAGGTGTTTCAGTTTCCTCAGGGCATTACCTGGGGCGACGATCAGCTGGCGTATGTGGTTATCGGTATCGCCGCGAAATCGGATGAGCACCTCACGCTGTTGCGTCAGCTGACGCACGTGCTAAGCGATGATGACGTTGCAGAACAGCTTAAAACCACCACCTCGGCGGAAGAGCTGCGCAGCCTGCTGATGGGTGAAAAACAGGGCAACGGCCTGAAGTTTGATACCTCTCTTATCGTGCTGGACGTCGCCGCCAGCGACCTGATGACGCTGCAGGCATTGAATGCCGGTCGGCTGCAACAGGCGGGCGCGGTCGACAGCAGCTTTGTCAGCCAGGTGATCGGCGCGCAGCCACTGAATCTGGGACAAGGCATCTGGCTGAACGACAGCATGCAGGGCAACCTGAGCAGCGCCGTGGCCGTTTCACGCACCCAGGCGCCTTTTGATGTTAACGGTGAAAAAGCCGTGATGTTGATCAGCGTGGCTGCGGTAGATGACCAGCCTTTGCAGGTGCTGAATTACCTCAGCGCGCTGTTGATCAACAACAAGGCCGATCGTCTGCTGAATGCTGACGCCGCAGGCGTCCTGGCACTGTTGACCAGCGAAGTGGATGAGCAAGCCGAAGTGCTGACGGCGGAGTTCACTATCCGTAATGAGCACGGCCTGCATGCGCGTCCGGGCACCGCGCTGGTGAGCGTCATCAAGCAGTTCAACAGCGATATCACCATTACCAATCTTGATGGCAGTGGCAAACCCGCTAACGGCCGCAGCCTGATGAAGGTTGTCGCGCTGGGCGTCAAGAAAGGCCACCGTCTGCGCTTTACCGCCAGCGGCGAAGATGCGCCTCAGGCGCTGGAAGCGATTGAACAAGCCATTACCTCAGGGCTGGGCGAGGGGGCATCATGA
- a CDS encoding YkgJ family cysteine cluster protein, with the protein MNCRSGCAACCTAPSISSPIPGMPNGKPANVPCVQLDEQLRCKIFHSPLRPKVCAGLQPAADMCGSTREQAMIWLLDLETATAPSL; encoded by the coding sequence ATGAATTGCCGTAGCGGATGTGCTGCCTGCTGCACAGCGCCTTCTATCTCATCACCCATTCCAGGCATGCCCAACGGCAAACCCGCTAACGTGCCCTGTGTGCAACTCGACGAGCAGCTGCGCTGCAAAATTTTCCATTCGCCGCTGCGGCCGAAAGTCTGTGCTGGCCTGCAACCTGCCGCCGATATGTGCGGTTCCACGCGCGAGCAGGCGATGATCTGGCTGCTTGATCTGGAAACGGCCACTGCACCTTCATTGTAA
- the yeiP gene encoding elongation factor P-like protein YeiP, giving the protein MPRANEIKRGMAVTFNGKLLLVKDIDVQSPSARGASTLYKMRFTDIRTGLKVEERFKGDDILDAISLSRRSVAFSYIDGDEYVFMDDEDYTPYNFKREQIEEELLFIPESGIPGLHVLTMDGQVLALELPQTVDMEIVDTSPGIKGASASARTKPASMITGLTIQVPEYLSNGDKVRIHIPERRYMGRAD; this is encoded by the coding sequence ATGCCAAGAGCCAATGAAATCAAACGCGGTATGGCGGTAACTTTTAACGGCAAGCTGTTGTTGGTAAAAGATATCGATGTGCAAAGCCCCAGCGCACGCGGTGCCAGCACGCTGTATAAAATGCGTTTTACCGATATTCGCACCGGACTAAAAGTAGAAGAGCGCTTTAAAGGCGATGACATTCTGGATGCTATTTCCCTGAGTCGCCGCAGCGTGGCTTTCTCCTATATCGACGGCGACGAATATGTCTTTATGGATGATGAAGATTACACGCCATACAATTTCAAGCGCGAACAGATTGAGGAAGAGCTGCTGTTTATACCGGAAAGCGGCATTCCCGGCCTGCATGTATTAACCATGGATGGCCAGGTACTGGCGCTGGAATTGCCACAAACCGTGGATATGGAAATTGTCGACACTTCGCCTGGCATCAAAGGTGCTTCAGCCAGCGCGCGCACCAAACCTGCGTCAATGATCACCGGCCTGACCATTCAGGTACCGGAATACCTGAGCAACGGCGATAAAGTGCGCATTCATATTCCGGAACGTCGCTATATGGGACGTGCCGACTAA
- a CDS encoding CobW family GTP-binding protein, whose translation MTRVNLITGFLGSGKTTTLLHLLAHKPANENWAVLVNEFGEIGIDGALLAESGAVLKEIPGGCMCCVNGLPMQVGLNMLLKQQKPDRLLIEPTGLGHPKQILTMLTAEVYQPWLDLRATLTLLDPRQLADDRVRENENFRDQLAAADIIVANKEDRWQADDIARLQQWQEQALADRTLVTTQFGHIDPTLLDRPRLNQRALPDAHHHHAHRAAPSLLSALHLEGSARWRRAVNQGQGYAGCGWVFDADTTFDTVGILEWARLAPVKRVKGVMRIKEGLVSINRQDSDFHIETRQTMPPDSRIELIHDSEADWNLLQQSLLKLRLS comes from the coding sequence GTGACGCGGGTCAATTTGATTACCGGATTTTTAGGCAGTGGTAAAACCACCACCCTGCTTCACTTGTTAGCGCACAAGCCAGCGAATGAAAACTGGGCCGTGCTGGTCAACGAATTCGGTGAGATTGGCATTGATGGTGCGCTGCTGGCGGAAAGCGGCGCCGTACTGAAAGAGATTCCGGGCGGCTGCATGTGCTGCGTCAACGGCCTGCCAATGCAGGTGGGTCTGAATATGCTGCTGAAGCAGCAGAAGCCCGATCGCCTGCTAATCGAACCCACCGGCCTCGGCCATCCCAAACAGATCCTAACCATGCTGACCGCTGAGGTTTATCAGCCGTGGCTGGATCTGCGCGCCACGCTGACCCTGCTGGATCCGCGCCAGCTGGCTGACGATCGCGTGCGGGAAAATGAAAACTTCCGCGATCAACTGGCCGCAGCCGATATTATCGTCGCGAATAAAGAAGATCGCTGGCAGGCCGATGACATTGCACGCCTGCAGCAGTGGCAGGAACAGGCGCTGGCGGATCGCACGCTGGTGACTACGCAGTTCGGTCATATCGATCCTACGCTGCTGGATCGCCCGCGGCTGAATCAGCGTGCGCTACCTGATGCGCATCATCATCATGCCCACCGCGCGGCGCCTTCTTTACTGTCTGCATTACATCTGGAAGGCAGCGCGCGCTGGCGTCGTGCGGTTAATCAGGGTCAGGGTTATGCTGGCTGCGGTTGGGTATTTGACGCTGATACCACCTTTGATACGGTTGGCATACTGGAATGGGCCCGGCTCGCGCCAGTGAAGCGGGTTAAAGGCGTGATGCGTATAAAAGAAGGGTTGGTTAGCATCAATCGCCAAGATAGCGATTTTCATATTGAGACGCGGCAGACGATGCCGCCTGACAGCCGTATCGAGCTCATACACGATAGCGAGGCTGACTGGAACCTGCTTCAGCAAAGCTTGTTGAAGCTTCGTTTAAGTTAG
- a CDS encoding phosphatase PAP2 family protein — translation MHATRLITILLLNALGIVLFLSWYLPPDHGFWFALDKTIFFGFNDQMVDHPAFALLVAITNFRGFDAVSLLAMGALYYSFWRGETPVGRRRLLLIGISMLLTAVLLNQLGHLLPVKHSSPTLYFENVHRVSELTGIPAKDASKDSFPGDHGMMLIIFACFMWRYFTPRAFVLALSIVIVFSLPRVMAGAHWFTDIMVGSMSVVLVGLSWWLLTPANDTLISWLDRSLPGKYKATS, via the coding sequence ATGCACGCTACCCGTTTAATCACCATTTTACTGCTCAATGCACTGGGCATTGTGCTGTTTCTCTCGTGGTATTTACCGCCCGATCATGGCTTCTGGTTTGCGCTGGATAAAACGATCTTTTTTGGCTTTAACGATCAAATGGTCGATCATCCGGCGTTTGCCCTACTGGTGGCGATCACCAATTTTCGCGGTTTTGATGCGGTTTCGCTGTTGGCGATGGGCGCGCTCTATTACAGCTTCTGGCGCGGTGAAACGCCGGTTGGACGGCGGCGTTTACTGCTGATTGGCATCAGCATGCTGCTCACTGCCGTGCTGCTTAATCAGCTGGGGCATCTGCTGCCGGTTAAGCATTCCAGCCCAACGCTTTACTTTGAAAATGTGCATCGCGTCAGCGAGCTTACCGGCATTCCGGCAAAAGATGCTTCAAAAGACAGCTTCCCGGGCGATCACGGCATGATGCTCATCATCTTCGCCTGCTTTATGTGGCGCTACTTTACGCCGCGCGCGTTTGTTCTGGCGCTGAGTATTGTGATCGTGTTCTCACTGCCGCGCGTCATGGCGGGTGCGCACTGGTTCACCGATATCATGGTCGGTTCCATGTCGGTAGTGCTGGTAGGATTGAGCTGGTGGCTATTGACGCCTGCAAACGACACGTTGATCAGCTGGCTCGATCGCAGCCTGCCGGGAAAATATAAAGCTACGTCGTAA
- the mepS gene encoding bifunctional murein DD-endopeptidase/murein LD-carboxypeptidase: MVKSQPFLRYIWRVLPAVALATMLSACTSSNHGNTAQNENHEVNNHNGFLLQASQDEFEQMVQNVDIKSRIMEQYDDWKGVRYRMGGTTKGGIDCSAFVQRTFRDQFGLDLPRSTWEQKDTGKEITRTKLRPGDLVMFRAGSTGRHVGIYLGNDNFVHASTSSGVMISSLNDSYWKRRYTEARRVLSRSQS; the protein is encoded by the coding sequence ATGGTCAAGTCTCAACCGTTTCTGAGATATATCTGGCGGGTTTTACCCGCGGTCGCATTAGCGACGATGTTATCAGCCTGTACCAGCAGTAATCATGGAAATACCGCGCAAAACGAGAATCATGAAGTTAACAACCACAATGGTTTTTTACTTCAGGCGTCTCAGGACGAATTTGAACAGATGGTCCAGAACGTGGATATCAAATCCCGTATCATGGAACAATACGATGACTGGAAAGGCGTGCGTTACCGTATGGGTGGCACAACTAAAGGTGGTATTGACTGTTCTGCCTTTGTGCAACGTACTTTCCGCGATCAGTTCGGTCTCGATCTCCCTCGCTCGACCTGGGAACAGAAAGATACCGGCAAAGAAATTACCCGCACCAAGTTGCGCCCAGGTGATTTAGTGATGTTCCGCGCAGGCTCAACGGGCCGCCATGTGGGCATCTATTTGGGCAACGATAACTTTGTGCACGCGTCCACCAGCAGCGGTGTGATGATCTCCAGCCTGAATGACAGTTACTGGAAGCGTCGTTATACCGAAGCACGTCGGGTATTGAGCCGCTCGCAAAGTTGA